Proteins from one Pseudoliparis swirei isolate HS2019 ecotype Mariana Trench chromosome 22, NWPU_hadal_v1, whole genome shotgun sequence genomic window:
- the utp11 gene encoding probable U3 small nucleolar RNA-associated protein 11, whose protein sequence is MSSFKKAWKSRQKNHHERSQPDFRKHLGLLEKKKDYKLRADDFHKKENTLAALRRKAMDKNPDEFYYNMISTKLLDGVHIIKQPNEAVEATEEQKKVMRTQDIKYVEMKRVAEANKIERMKAELHLLDADSKTKNSHTFFVNSTADVQSFDLASHLDTPPELVGRVFNRPTLKTLETKSIQGGVEPHTLMKLAKQRNHQYKILSQRIDREKKMFVISQKIQTRKDLQDKNNKVKVKKETPKAAAIYKFDTKRKR, encoded by the exons ATGTCGTCGTTCAAGAAAGCGTGGAAATCCCGACAGAAAAACCACCATGAAAGATCTCAG CCCGACTTCAGGAAACATTTGGGAttgctggagaagaagaaagactacAAACTCCGCGCAGA TGATTTCCACAAGAAAGAGAACACCCTTGCTGCTCTGCGAAGGAAAGCCATGGATAAGAACCCAGATGAGTTTTACTACAATATGATCAGCACTAAGCTGCTG GATGGAGTCCACATAATAAAACAACCCAATGAGGCAGTGGAGGCgacggaggagcagaagaaagtGATGAGGACGCAGGATATCAAATATGTGGAGATGAAAAGAGTTGCAGAGGCTAAC AAAATTGAAAGGATGAAAGCAGAGCTCCATCTTCTGGATGCagacagcaaaacaaaaaacagtcaTACATTTTTTGTGAATTCCACGGCAGACG TGCAGTCATTTGACCTGGCCAGCCACCTGGACACACCTCCTGAGCTGGTGGGCAGAGTGTTCAACAGACCAACTCTGAAAACTCTGGAGACCAAGAGCATCCAGGGAGGCGTAGAGCCTCACACTTTGATG AAGTTGGCCAAGCAGAGGAATCACCAGTATAAGATCCTTTCCCAGAGGATtgacagagaaaagaaaatgtttgtcATCAGCCAGAAGATTCAGACCCGCAAGGACCTACAA GATAAGAACAATAAAGTGAAGGTAAAAAAGGAGACGCCCAAGGCTGCAGCCATTTACAAGTTTGATACCAAGAGGAAGCGCTGA